A portion of the Salmo trutta chromosome 1, fSalTru1.1, whole genome shotgun sequence genome contains these proteins:
- the LOC115189396 gene encoding uncharacterized protein K02A2.6-like has product MSDGEQVPLDGNADGDNQQQVQIANEDQGQVGVIMAMFGTITEFVEENEDWTEYVERLGHFFLANGIIDEAKQRSILLSVCGAKTYKLMRNLATPRRPGEIPFGDLVALVQTHHNPKPSVIVQRFKFNCHFRKTGQSVANFVAELRELSEHCEFGAMLEDMLRDRLVCGINEDSIQRRLLGEATLTFKRALELSQGMEMAASNVKNIQKANSESCAVHQVTKEAAGKRGKAVECFRCGGTHYGNNCKFMETVCHNCNKKGHLAKKCRGPRSKPEGGRTGLGKFTAPKPQSAAHHLESTEEEDEHCSYNMFNVREPRAEPIYATVEVDGKQMRMEVDTGASASVISEETYKQKWGSRQVSALTPAGIRLRTYTGETIPLLGALEVNIAYNSQEARARLLVVKGNGPSLLGRDWLNKIQLSWGEIKHTRVTEDVIQKYPEIFKEELGTLQGTTVKLFVDPQAEPRFFKPRTVPYAMKKKVEDELERLQEANVITPVQFSRWAAPIVPVLKSDGTVRICGDYKLTINRASKLDAYPLPRVEDLFATLAGGKTFSKLDMSHAYQQLLLDEDSKEYVTVNTHKGLFRYNRLVFGVASSPAIFQRTMDNLLQGIPHVAVYLDDILVTGETEEEHLHHLDQVLKRFSEAGLRLKRSKCTFQAQSVTYLGHKITAQGLCPVEDKVRAIKDAPNPKNGSELRSFLGIVNYYGKFLPELSTVLAPLYQLLHKDCKWKWGPAQEKAFKEVKALLQSAQLLVHFDQDKEIILSCDASPYGVGAVLSHQMEDGSERPIGFASRTLTSAEKGYSQLDKEGLAIVFAVKRFHQYLYGSHFTICTDHKPLMSLFSESRCIPPMASARLQRWALTLSAYQYTIVYRAGKDNANADALSRLPLPEMPATTVVPPETIFLMERLSNSPVNANQIKQWTDRDPILSQVKRFLMQGWPPVIEDDGLGPYAKRKTELSVQDGCILWGSRVVVPPPGRAQVMDEVHEAHPGASRMKSLARSYIWWPNMDQEVEDKVKSCSECQINQKMAPPAPLHLWEWPDHPWSRLHIDFAGPFMGHMFLVMVDAHSKWLEAHIMSNITATTTIEKLRQVFSTHGLPDSLVSDNATTFTCDLFQEFMRRNGIRHVRSAPFHPASNGLAERAVQTLKEGLKRMTGGTITTKLSRFLFQYRITPQTTTGQAPAVMLMGRRPKAHLDLLRPNIRARVERKQEKQKERHDHHARERQLKPNDTVYIRNFTSSQRWLPGIILSQSGPVSFVVKLTDGRVMRRHQDHLRLRYDKDKTMFSDGTAVGGSIQVEIPQETASEEQGHSVVPAEGDGHSLTNTQPAPVPSDPAPLGHALPVSRSTPGVLRRSQRSHKPPEKLTL; this is encoded by the coding sequence atgagCGACGGAGAGCAGGTGCCACTGGACGGAAACGCCGACGGGGACAATCAGCAGCAAGTGCAAATCGCTAACGAGGATCAAGGACAGGTTGGCGTTATAATGGCAATGTTTGGGACTATCACTGAGTTTGTGGAAGAGAACGAAGACTGGACGGAATATGTGGAAAGGTTGGGACACTTTTTCTTGGCAAATGGAATCATAGATGAGGCTAAACAGCGCTCTAttctcttgagtgtgtgtggggctaaAACCTACAAGCTAATGAGGAATTTGGCTACACCACGGAGACCGGGAGAAATTCCTTTTGGGGATCTAGTTGCTCTCGTTCAGACTCACCACAATCCAAAGCCTTCAGTGATTGTCCAGAGGTTCAAGTTTAACTGCCATTTTCGGAAAACAGGTCAGTCTGTTGCTAACTTTGTTGCTGAATTACGGGAACTCTCTGAACATTGTGAGTTTGGGGCTATGTTAGAGGACATGCTCCGTGACAGATTAGTCTGTGGCATTAATGAGGACAGCATACAGCGCCGGTTGCTTGGGGAAGCCACACTGACTTTCAAGAGGGCATTGGAACTATCTCAAGGGATGGAGATGGCCGCTAGTAATGTGAAAAATATTCAAAAGGCCAATAGTGAAAGTTGTGCAGTGCATCAGGTGACAAAAGAGGCAGcaggaaaaaggggaaaagcagtggaatgtttcagatgtggagggacacattatggtaacaactgtaagttcatggagactgtctgtcacaattgcaacaaaaagggacatttagcaaaaaaatgcaggggtcctaggagcaagccagagggtgggcggactgggctgggcaagttcacagcaccaaagcctcagtcagcagcgcaccacctagagagcacagaggaggaggacgagcattgttcctacaacatgTTTAATGTGAGGGAGCCGCGCGCAGAGCCTATTTATGCTACAGTGGAGGTAGATGGAAAGCAGATGAGGATGGAGGTTGACACGGGGGCCTCTGCCTCTGTCATAAGtgaggagacctacaaacaaaAATGGGGCTCAAGACAGGTTTCTGCCCTCACACCGGCAGGGATCAGACTGCGTACGTACACCGGGGAGACCATACCATTGCTTGGGGCTCTAGAAGTGAACATTGCATACAACAGCCAGGAAGCGAGAGCACGGCTCCTGGTGGTGAAAGGGAATGGGCCTAGTTTACTAGGGCGTGACTGGCTAAACAAAATACAACTGAGCTGGGGTGAGATAAAACACACCCGAGTGActgaggatgtcattcaaaaatacCCAGAGATTTTCAAAGAGGAACTGGGCACACTGCAGGGCACTACAGTTAAGCTGTTCGTGGATCCTCAGGCCGAGCCTCGCTTTTTCAAGCCCAGGACAGTGCCTTACGCCATGAAAAAGAAAGTGGAAGATGAGTTGGAGCGGCTGCAGGAAGCAAACGTCATTACTCCCGTTCAGTTCTCCCGCTGGGCAGCTCCTATCGTTCCCGTTCTGAAAAGTGACGGCACGGTGCGTATATGTGGGGACTACAAACTCACCATCAACAGGGCCTCTAAGCTAGACGCTTACCCGCTGCCACGGGTGGAGGACTTGTTCGCGACACTGGCAGGAGGCAAGACGTTCTCAAAGCTTGACATGAGTCACGCCTACCAACAGCTCCTCCTGGACGAGGACTCAAAAGAGTATGTCACAGTCAACACGCACAAAGGCTTGTTCAGGTACAACCGCTTGGTTTTCGGAGTGGCGTCCAGCCCAGCCATTTTCCAGAGGACAATGGACAATCTGCTGCAGGGGATCCCTCATGTAGCagtgtacctggatgacatcctggttacaggggagacggaggaggagcacctccaccatttggaccaggtgttaaagagattctctgaggCAGGGCTGCGCCTGAAGCGTAGCAAGTGCACATTCCAAGCACAGAGTGTGACATACCTAGGTCACAAGATCACAGCGCAGGGTCTGTGTCCTGTGGAGGACAAAGTCAGGGCAATCAAGGATGCTCCAAACCCCAAGAATGGGTCAGAGCTCAGGTCGTTCCTGGGCATTGTGAACTACTATGGGAAGTTCCTCCCTGAGCTGTCAACAGTGTTGGCTCCACTTTATCAGTTGCTCCACAAAGACTGTAAATGGAAGTGGGGGCCAGCACAAGAGAAAGCTTTCAAGGAAGTGAAAGCACTACTACAATCAGCACAacttctggttcattttgaccaagacaaagagatcatcctgtcatgtgacgcctcaccctatggcgtcggggcagtactctctcatcagatggaggacgggtcagagagacccattggatttgcatcacgtacgctgacgagtgctgagaagggttattcacagttagacaaggaaggtctggccatagtctttgctgtgaaacgcttccatcagtacctctacggtagtcatttcaccatatgcactgaccacaaaccactgatgAGCCTTTTTAGTGAATCAAGATGCATTCCGCCCATGGCTTCAGCAAGGTTACAGCGTTGGGCCCTGACACTGTCGGCTTACCAGTATACGATAGTGTATAGAGCGGGGAAGGACAATGCAAATGCAGACGCGCTCAGCCGTCTCCCGCTACCAGAGATGCCTGCCACAACTGTGGTGCCTCCCGAGACAATTTTCCTAATGGAGAGATTGTCAAACTCACCTGTGAATGCCAATCAGATCAAACAGTGGACAGACCGGGATCCTATCCTGTCCCAAGTGAAAAGATTCCTGATGCAGGGTTGGCCTcctgtcatagaggatgatggactAGGACCTTACGCAAAGCGCAAAACGGAGCTGAGTGTGCAGGATGGCTGCATACTCTGGGGGTCCAGAGTGGTTGTTCCACCCCCTGGCCGTGCACAAGTCATGGATGAGGTCCATGAGGCTCACCCGGGTGCCTCCCGGATGAAAAGTTTAGCCAGATCTTACATCTGGTGGCCTAACATGGATCAGGAGGTAGAAGACAAAGTTAAATCATGTTCTGAGTGCCAGATCAACCAGAAGATGGCGCCGCCCGCGCCACTACATCTGTGGGAGTGGCCTGACCACCCATGGTCTAGGCTGCATATAGATTTTGCAGGCCCTTTCATGGGTCACATGTTCCTTGTCATGGTGGACGCACACTCCAAGTGGCTGGAGGCGCACATCATGAGCAACATCACAGCGACCACAACCATCGAAAAGCTTCGGCAGGTGTTTTCAACCCATGGTCTGCCGGACTCTCTGGTGTCCGACAACGCAACAACGTTTACCTGTGATTTGTTCCAAGAATTCATGCGGAGAAACGGGATCCGCCATGTCCGCAGCGCCCCGTTTCACCCGGCCTCAAACGGCTTAGCGGAGCGGGCGGTGCAGACACTGAAAGAGGGGCTCAAAAGGATGACTGGGGGAACCATCACTACTAAGCTCTCTCGGTTCTTGTTCCAGTACCGCATCacgccacaaacaacaacaggacaggctccagcggtgatgttaatgggcagaaggccaaaagctcacctggatctactgcgtccgaacatcagagcacgagtggaacggaagcaggagaaacaaaaagagagacatgaccaccacgcaagggagagacagttaaaacccaatgacactgtctacatccgcaacttcacaagcagccaacgctggttgccaggtatcattctgagtcagagtggtcccgtctcctttgtggtcaaactgactgatggtcgagtcatgcgcagacaccaggaccatctccgcctgcgctatgacaaagacaagaccatgttttcagacggaacagctgtgggtggtagtatacaagttgaaatcccacaggaaacagcatctgaggaacaggggcattcagtggttccagcagagggtgat